A single window of Hymenobacter sp. APR13 DNA harbors:
- a CDS encoding BamA/TamA family outer membrane protein — protein sequence MRFLYMPLALCMLARLGNAQVVTDSVSAPAPGLSRTTDEKPKKSLFAPSDKPSFIPVPIAFYQQETGFAAGAAILPVWRFGTDTTVRKSNARLIAWYSQEKQSTIQLTHTIFTPGEKFFFTGELSRYDQKLFYYGVGNDNSKDNESDLAYTLIIFDQKAMKRVAPNLFAGVRYRFTNTTDIEPQGNADNGASNYFTRDPRLKDRERQDTRISGVGPAVLFDGRDNVLATYRGSFVDAHMLFNGDGIGSDYKFTRYQVDARHFRPLFGSNNTILALNYLGSFHSGTVPFRELGGLGANLGGALYNNAGLMRGLYETRFRDRQMMTFQAEIRQKLFWRIDGAVFAGAGQVGYKLSDYAFDQTRYAGGAGLRFRFNRRDRLNIRLDYAGGTDTAPSIYFAVGEAF from the coding sequence ATGCGCTTTCTCTACATGCCGCTGGCACTGTGTATGCTGGCCCGGCTTGGTAATGCCCAGGTAGTAACCGACAGCGTTTCGGCGCCTGCGCCCGGCCTCAGCCGCACCACCGACGAAAAACCCAAGAAGTCATTGTTTGCGCCCAGCGACAAGCCCAGCTTCATTCCGGTTCCCATTGCCTTCTATCAGCAGGAAACCGGTTTTGCGGCTGGCGCGGCCATTCTGCCGGTGTGGCGCTTCGGCACTGATACCACGGTGCGCAAGTCCAACGCCCGCCTGATTGCCTGGTACTCGCAGGAAAAGCAGAGCACCATCCAACTGACGCATACCATCTTCACGCCCGGTGAGAAGTTCTTCTTCACCGGCGAGTTGAGCCGCTACGACCAGAAGCTGTTCTACTACGGCGTCGGCAACGACAACTCCAAAGACAACGAGTCGGACCTGGCCTACACGCTCATCATCTTCGATCAGAAGGCTATGAAGCGGGTGGCACCCAACCTGTTTGCCGGCGTGCGCTACCGATTCACCAACACCACCGACATCGAGCCCCAGGGCAACGCCGACAACGGCGCCTCCAACTATTTCACCCGCGACCCGCGCCTGAAGGACCGTGAGCGGCAGGATACCCGGATTTCGGGCGTAGGCCCGGCCGTGCTGTTTGATGGCCGCGACAACGTGCTGGCCACCTACCGTGGCTCGTTCGTGGACGCGCACATGCTCTTCAACGGCGACGGTATCGGCTCCGACTACAAGTTTACGCGCTACCAGGTAGACGCCCGCCACTTCCGGCCGCTGTTTGGCTCCAACAACACCATTCTGGCCCTCAACTACCTTGGTTCGTTCCACTCCGGCACCGTGCCGTTCCGCGAGTTGGGCGGCCTGGGCGCCAACCTCGGCGGTGCGCTCTACAACAACGCCGGCCTGATGCGCGGCCTCTACGAAACCCGTTTCCGCGACCGGCAGATGATGACCTTCCAGGCTGAAATTCGGCAGAAGCTGTTCTGGCGTATCGACGGGGCTGTATTCGCCGGCGCCGGCCAGGTGGGCTACAAACTCTCCGACTACGCTTTCGACCAGACCCGCTACGCCGGGGGCGCCGGCCTGCGGTTCCGCTTCAACCGCCGCGACCGGCTCAACATCCGCCTCGACTACGCTGGCGGTACCGATACGGCACCGAGCATTTATTTTGCTGTGGGCGAAGCCTTCTAG
- a CDS encoding UbiA family prenyltransferase: protein MTVVVPFSSAEAAPGPVEPQGGTGLRPVAQLIRLPNLLMMLLCLALVRAGLLQPAQPLRTLLDWRFGVLAVAALCVAAAGYIINDYYDVKIDAINRPGRLVVGRVVNRRRAMLAHMLLSGVGVGLSGLLSPLLGLVNLGSALLLWGYSVRFKRVALVGNVSIATLTGALVLLPELQLRTGVVSVWQYALAAFLLTVVREIVKDVEDMRGDAQHDCHTLPIVWGVARTKWVAGLFLAALVALVAGACGHALTHSRLVLGGWLLLAVLGPLLWLGRLLLRADRRRHFAQLSRWCKGIMLAGVLSMLLVEVLR, encoded by the coding sequence ATGACTGTAGTTGTCCCTTTTTCGTCTGCTGAAGCGGCGCCCGGGCCGGTAGAGCCGCAAGGCGGAACGGGGCTGCGGCCGGTGGCGCAGCTGATCCGGCTGCCCAATCTGCTGATGATGCTGCTGTGCCTGGCATTGGTACGGGCCGGGCTGCTGCAGCCCGCGCAGCCGCTCCGCACCCTGCTCGACTGGCGCTTTGGGGTGCTGGCCGTGGCGGCGCTCTGCGTGGCCGCCGCCGGCTACATCATCAACGACTACTACGACGTGAAGATTGACGCCATCAACCGCCCCGGCCGGCTGGTGGTGGGGCGCGTGGTGAACCGCCGCCGCGCCATGCTGGCCCACATGCTGCTGTCGGGGGTAGGGGTGGGGCTAAGCGGGCTGCTCTCGCCGCTGCTGGGCCTCGTGAACCTAGGCTCGGCACTGCTGCTGTGGGGCTACTCGGTGCGGTTCAAGCGCGTGGCGCTGGTAGGCAACGTCAGCATTGCCACGCTCACTGGGGCGCTGGTGCTGCTGCCGGAGCTGCAGCTGCGCACCGGCGTGGTGAGCGTGTGGCAATATGCGCTGGCGGCCTTCCTGCTGACGGTGGTGCGCGAAATCGTGAAAGACGTGGAAGACATGCGCGGCGACGCCCAGCACGACTGCCACACGCTGCCCATCGTGTGGGGCGTGGCCCGCACCAAATGGGTGGCGGGCCTGTTTCTGGCGGCGCTGGTGGCGCTGGTGGCCGGCGCCTGCGGCCACGCCCTCACGCACAGCCGCCTGGTGCTGGGCGGGTGGCTACTGCTGGCGGTGCTGGGGCCGTTGCTGTGGTTGGGACGCCTGCTGCTGCGCGCCGACCGGCGGCGGCATTTCGCGCAGCTTAGCCGCTGGTGTAAGGGCATTATGCTGGCCGGCGTGCTCTCGATGCTGCTGGTGGAGGTGCTGCGGTAA
- a CDS encoding cold-shock protein, whose protein sequence is MKTGTVKFFNEAKGYGFITDDVTKEDFFVHITGLNGGQVQQNDRVEFETQEGRKGVNAVNVKRV, encoded by the coding sequence ATGAAAACAGGAACCGTAAAATTCTTTAATGAGGCGAAGGGCTACGGCTTCATTACAGATGATGTAACGAAGGAAGATTTCTTCGTACATATTACCGGCCTGAACGGCGGCCAGGTACAGCAGAACGACCGGGTGGAATTTGAGACGCAGGAAGGCCGCAAAGGCGTGAATGCCGTGAATGTGAAGAGAGTGTAG
- a CDS encoding KdsC family phosphatase has translation MSPDLSVIKAFILDVDGVLTDGTLLAFNSGEQARAFHIRDGYAIRHALRQGYRIAVISGREEEGVRKRLESLDVRDMYLGIDDKMKIFNNYINTYRLDPAHIAYMGDDMPDLEVMRRCALAACPADAAADVRAISSYVSALPGGHGAVRELIEAVMKEQKTW, from the coding sequence ATGTCGCCAGACTTATCTGTTATTAAGGCGTTTATTCTTGATGTCGACGGTGTGCTGACGGATGGCACGCTGCTGGCCTTCAACTCCGGCGAGCAGGCCCGCGCCTTCCACATCCGCGACGGCTACGCCATCCGGCACGCGCTGCGCCAGGGCTACCGTATCGCCGTCATCTCGGGCCGCGAAGAAGAAGGTGTGCGCAAGCGCCTGGAGTCGCTGGATGTGCGTGACATGTACCTGGGTATAGATGATAAGATGAAGATCTTCAACAACTACATCAACACCTACCGCCTCGACCCGGCGCACATCGCCTACATGGGCGACGACATGCCCGACCTTGAGGTAATGCGCCGTTGCGCCCTGGCCGCCTGCCCCGCCGATGCCGCCGCCGATGTGCGCGCTATCAGCTCATACGTGTCGGCGCTGCCTGGCGGGCACGGGGCTGTGCGGGAGCTGATTGAAGCCGTAATGAAAGAGCAAAAGACTTGGTAG
- the iscX gene encoding Fe-S cluster assembly protein IscX, producing MAHFEPPIHWNDHEDVAIALYEKFGDDFSEAKIYRIRFTELLDWVLELPNFEGTREQANEGHLEQIQAKWVYEWRDNQK from the coding sequence ATGGCCCATTTCGAGCCCCCCATCCATTGGAACGACCACGAAGATGTGGCCATTGCGCTGTACGAAAAGTTCGGCGACGACTTTTCCGAAGCCAAAATCTACCGCATCCGCTTCACGGAGCTGCTGGACTGGGTGCTGGAATTGCCCAACTTTGAAGGCACCCGCGAGCAGGCCAACGAAGGCCACCTGGAGCAAATCCAGGCCAAGTGGGTGTATGAGTGGCGCGACAACCAGAAATAA
- a CDS encoding 2Fe-2S iron-sulfur cluster-binding protein has protein sequence MKAVNITFQFQDGQPEQTHVAAEGESVLDVALNNGIQLQHNCGGVCGCSTCHVYVQRGEADLPEISDKEEDFIDRAVNPRINSRLGCQCVVQASSQDLVILIPAQEFLGH, from the coding sequence GTGAAAGCTGTCAACATCACCTTCCAATTTCAAGACGGCCAGCCCGAGCAGACCCACGTGGCCGCCGAAGGCGAGTCGGTGCTGGACGTGGCCCTCAACAACGGCATCCAGCTGCAGCACAACTGCGGCGGTGTCTGCGGCTGCAGCACCTGCCACGTCTATGTGCAGCGCGGCGAAGCCGACCTGCCCGAAATCAGCGACAAGGAGGAAGACTTCATCGACCGCGCCGTGAACCCGCGCATCAACTCGCGCCTGGGCTGCCAGTGCGTGGTGCAGGCCAGCAGCCAGGATCTGGTGATTCTCATTCCGGCGCAGGAGTTCCTAGGACACTAA
- a CDS encoding Rossmann-like and DUF2520 domain-containing protein codes for MTSDPAISLRVIVIGAGRVASQLAPALRHAGHQLAGIWSRTPATAAVLAATVPGTPALLTPDFATLPLADLYLLAVPDAAIPAVLAQARFPAGALVAHTSGTVPLSVFEALPHVVGGVFYPLQTFSAGRILDWRAVPLCIEGATPAAQDLLLALGHTLSGSVQVVGTPQRQAIHIAAVFACNFTNHLLGISHALLAQEQLPLALLAPLLHETVEKALANPPFTVQTGPAARHDAPTLARHQAALTDYPAWLAVYNALTSSIQKQLEAPAANNQGGIEL; via the coding sequence ATGACTTCCGATCCGGCTATTTCTCTGCGTGTTATAGTAATAGGCGCGGGCCGGGTAGCCAGCCAGCTGGCCCCGGCCCTGCGCCACGCCGGCCATCAGCTAGCCGGCATCTGGAGCCGTACGCCCGCTACCGCCGCCGTGCTGGCCGCCACCGTGCCCGGCACGCCCGCGCTGCTCACCCCCGATTTCGCCACCCTGCCTCTCGCCGACCTCTACCTGCTGGCCGTGCCCGATGCCGCCATTCCGGCGGTGCTGGCGCAGGCGCGCTTCCCGGCCGGGGCGCTGGTGGCCCATACCTCCGGTACCGTGCCGCTCAGCGTGTTCGAGGCGCTGCCGCACGTGGTGGGCGGCGTGTTCTACCCGCTCCAGACCTTCAGCGCCGGGCGCATCCTCGACTGGCGCGCCGTGCCGCTGTGCATAGAAGGCGCCACCCCCGCCGCGCAGGACTTGCTGCTGGCGCTGGGCCACACCCTGAGCGGCAGCGTGCAGGTGGTGGGCACGCCGCAGCGGCAGGCCATTCATATAGCGGCAGTGTTTGCCTGCAACTTCACCAATCACCTGCTGGGCATCAGCCACGCGCTGTTGGCACAAGAGCAACTGCCGCTGGCGCTGCTAGCTCCGTTGCTCCACGAAACCGTGGAAAAGGCCCTGGCCAACCCGCCCTTCACGGTGCAAACCGGCCCGGCCGCCCGCCACGATGCCCCCACGCTGGCCCGGCACCAGGCCGCCCTAACGGACTATCCGGCGTGGCTGGCGGTGTATAACGCCCTGACCAGCAGTATTCAGAAGCAGTTGGAGGCTCCGGCCGCAAACAACCAAGGGGGGATAGAGCTTTGA
- a CDS encoding T9SS type A sorting domain-containing protein — MTHSYTAPWRKLALAAMLGLAGTTAAQAQFLNYPPTLAVNAAGTYTDLGTTGTAIAVTNTDDALSTPQNIGFTFSYNGTDFTQFILSTNGFIKLGATPLLDPADVSPLFSADPADANVIAAMSNIDLYGAADQTANPTSYRVATTGTAPNRVCTIQFKNLRDYATTTVPAQFATMDFQIRLFEGTNNIELVYGTWTATTNTPLGHSAVVGIKGTGTGAAERVLSLKPSSSTAWSTTTFGQPAAIAAHFIRNTFLPDAGRTYRFVAGPPLPANDAAVQVIYSLGKTPVSSPQVVQALVRNAGSAALTNVAVTLNVTGANTFADAKIIPTLAAGASTTVSFNTFTPTATGNNTLAVSVPADGGNTNNSQTYTQVVTANTFSYSNNTPFDPNLGVGFGATTTGAFVAKFTTPAARTITAVAAGLADPNSVGRTVYSVVVNASGAVLGRSADYVVQTADINTLKTLPLQTAVAAPAGNFYVGLVQTAAPTGAPRYFLMATQPEAPTRPATFFTIAPFAATGGALVDAAGSNLGAFVLDAQTSIVQGTSEALNRAISMYPNPSTGLVKLDVRGANAKGNLQVSVVNMLGQTVHTAALKDNFTNEVNLSGLANGMYLLKVQTGADYTVRPVDHHQIG; from the coding sequence ATGACACATTCTTACACGGCGCCTTGGCGCAAGCTGGCTCTGGCAGCTATGCTGGGCCTGGCTGGCACCACGGCGGCGCAGGCACAGTTTCTGAACTACCCGCCTACGCTGGCCGTCAACGCAGCCGGCACCTACACCGATCTGGGCACCACTGGTACGGCCATTGCCGTTACTAATACGGACGACGCCCTCTCGACCCCACAAAACATCGGCTTTACGTTCAGCTACAACGGCACCGATTTCACGCAGTTTATCCTGAGCACCAACGGCTTCATTAAGCTGGGCGCTACCCCCCTGCTGGATCCGGCGGATGTTTCGCCTCTGTTCAGCGCCGACCCGGCCGATGCAAACGTTATTGCGGCGATGTCCAACATCGACCTCTATGGCGCTGCCGACCAGACTGCTAACCCTACCTCCTATCGGGTAGCCACCACTGGCACGGCACCAAACCGGGTCTGCACCATCCAGTTCAAGAATCTGCGCGACTACGCTACCACTACGGTACCGGCGCAGTTCGCTACAATGGATTTCCAGATCCGGCTGTTCGAAGGTACCAACAACATTGAACTGGTTTACGGCACTTGGACCGCTACCACGAATACGCCACTGGGCCACAGCGCTGTAGTAGGTATTAAAGGAACCGGCACAGGAGCGGCTGAACGGGTGCTGTCCCTGAAGCCTTCTAGCTCCACGGCCTGGTCGACGACGACATTTGGCCAGCCGGCTGCCATTGCCGCTCACTTTATTCGCAACACGTTCCTGCCGGATGCCGGCCGGACTTATCGTTTTGTTGCCGGCCCGCCATTGCCAGCCAACGATGCCGCCGTTCAGGTTATCTATAGCCTGGGCAAGACACCGGTTTCCAGCCCGCAGGTAGTACAGGCCCTGGTTCGCAACGCCGGCTCGGCAGCGCTGACCAACGTGGCCGTTACGCTGAACGTGACGGGTGCCAACACATTCGCGGATGCCAAAATCATCCCGACGCTGGCCGCTGGTGCATCCACCACCGTGTCGTTCAACACCTTCACCCCAACCGCTACCGGCAACAACACGCTGGCGGTATCGGTACCAGCCGACGGCGGCAATACCAACAACTCGCAGACGTACACGCAGGTTGTAACGGCTAACACGTTCAGCTACTCCAACAACACCCCGTTCGACCCAAATCTGGGTGTAGGCTTTGGCGCCACCACCACCGGCGCATTTGTGGCTAAGTTCACCACGCCTGCGGCCCGCACCATTACGGCCGTAGCTGCTGGCCTTGCTGACCCGAACTCTGTGGGCCGCACCGTGTATAGCGTGGTGGTGAATGCCTCCGGCGCCGTACTGGGCCGCTCGGCTGATTATGTGGTGCAGACCGCCGACATCAACACGCTCAAAACGCTGCCCCTGCAAACGGCCGTAGCCGCTCCGGCCGGCAACTTCTACGTAGGCCTCGTGCAGACGGCTGCACCAACGGGTGCCCCTCGCTATTTCCTGATGGCTACGCAGCCCGAAGCTCCGACCCGCCCGGCTACCTTCTTCACCATTGCGCCTTTCGCCGCTACCGGCGGAGCGTTGGTGGATGCCGCCGGCAGCAACCTCGGTGCTTTCGTGCTGGATGCCCAGACTTCCATCGTACAGGGCACCTCGGAAGCCCTGAACCGCGCCATTTCCATGTATCCTAATCCATCTACGGGTCTGGTGAAGCTGGACGTGCGCGGCGCCAACGCCAAGGGCAACCTGCAGGTGAGTGTGGTGAACATGCTGGGCCAGACGGTGCACACGGCTGCACTGAAGGACAACTTCACCAACGAAGTGAACCTCTCGGGCCTCGCCAACGGCATGTACCTGCTGAAGGTGCAGACCGGCGCCGACTACACCGTACGCCCAGTTGACCATCACCAAATAGGTTAA
- the ccsA gene encoding cytochrome c biogenesis protein CcsA: MLNTFIGDAGHLSVIVAFVAATVAAYSYFMAARGRALGDSDVAWLRLGRGAFIVHGVAVMAVIGCLFGIIHGHRYEYYYAWSHSSNHLPVYYMISCFWEGQEGSFLLWIFWHVLLGFAIMRWNKLWEAPVMAVFAGVQLFLTSMILGVVLGGVKVGSSPFILLRDFLVDLPVFKLNPNFVPEDGTGLNALLQNYWMVIHPPTLFLGFALTLVPFAFAIAGLWKGELTRWVKPALRWSLWGGLVLGVGIVMGAYWAYETLNFGGYWNWDPVENAVYIPWLVLVAGIHGLVLWDKRRTALRTSFVLVVATFLLILYATFLTRSGVLGNASVHSFTDLGLSGQLMIYLGAFVVLAIGLLVYRWKSIPISEKELTTYNPELWVFVGATVLCLGAFQVLVTTSIPVYNAFLGFIGIKSNLALPADQIAHYSKIQLWMGVGVALLSGLAQLMWWQRNDKTTVINAVGTPLVLTLLGSALVILLLRYNGHEIQPAYIALLTAGLFGVLANISTIAQLILRRVQLSGGGVAHLGIALMLLGVLGSAGYSNIVSKNVSGLVYSKEFPEDLNRDNVLLWRNDSAPMGPYDVSYTGQYLDVPGVPGYVNKDLLFRTADEYKALARADIKRENKVYYKAGDTVEILPENTYYRVEYKNRESGEAFTLYPRAQVNEEMGGLLASPDIKKFLGHDTLLAHQLRARPQQGKGLERSEGKPAGPRRHHFPQRLLRRVPWRGARPANRRPGPRQRRPGHPGRHDGVRREKAVPRAPRVRSA; this comes from the coding sequence ATGCTAAATACTTTCATCGGCGACGCCGGGCACCTGAGCGTAATTGTGGCGTTTGTGGCAGCCACAGTAGCGGCCTACTCCTACTTCATGGCCGCCCGCGGCCGGGCTCTCGGCGACTCCGATGTGGCGTGGCTGCGCCTCGGGCGCGGGGCATTTATCGTGCACGGTGTGGCCGTAATGGCCGTTATCGGCTGTTTGTTCGGCATCATCCACGGGCACCGCTACGAGTACTACTACGCCTGGAGCCATTCCAGCAACCATCTGCCGGTGTATTACATGATTTCCTGCTTCTGGGAAGGGCAGGAGGGCAGCTTCCTGCTCTGGATTTTCTGGCACGTGCTGCTGGGCTTTGCCATCATGCGCTGGAACAAGCTCTGGGAAGCCCCCGTCATGGCCGTGTTTGCGGGCGTGCAGCTGTTCCTGACCAGCATGATTCTGGGCGTGGTGCTGGGCGGCGTGAAAGTGGGTTCCTCGCCCTTCATTCTGCTCCGCGACTTCCTCGTGGATCTGCCCGTATTCAAGCTCAACCCCAACTTCGTGCCCGAAGACGGCACCGGCCTGAACGCCCTGCTGCAGAACTACTGGATGGTGATTCACCCGCCCACGCTGTTCTTGGGCTTTGCCCTGACGCTGGTGCCGTTTGCCTTTGCCATTGCCGGCCTCTGGAAAGGCGAGCTGACCCGTTGGGTGAAGCCTGCCCTGCGCTGGAGCCTCTGGGGTGGCCTCGTGCTGGGCGTCGGCATCGTGATGGGCGCCTACTGGGCCTACGAAACGCTGAACTTCGGTGGCTACTGGAACTGGGACCCGGTGGAAAACGCCGTGTACATTCCGTGGCTGGTGCTGGTGGCCGGCATCCACGGGCTGGTGCTCTGGGACAAGCGCCGCACCGCCCTGCGCACCAGCTTCGTGCTGGTAGTAGCCACCTTCCTGCTGATTCTCTACGCCACCTTCCTCACCCGCTCGGGCGTGCTCGGCAACGCCTCCGTGCACTCGTTCACCGACCTGGGCCTCTCGGGCCAGCTGATGATTTACCTCGGCGCCTTCGTGGTGCTGGCCATCGGGCTGCTGGTGTACCGCTGGAAATCCATTCCGATTTCCGAGAAGGAGCTGACCACCTACAACCCCGAGCTGTGGGTGTTTGTGGGCGCCACGGTGCTGTGCCTGGGCGCGTTCCAGGTGCTCGTGACCACCAGCATTCCGGTGTATAATGCCTTCCTGGGCTTCATCGGCATCAAGTCCAACCTGGCCCTGCCCGCCGACCAGATTGCGCACTACTCGAAAATCCAACTCTGGATGGGCGTGGGCGTGGCCCTGCTGTCGGGCCTGGCCCAGCTGATGTGGTGGCAGCGCAACGACAAAACCACGGTCATCAACGCCGTGGGTACACCGCTGGTGCTCACCCTGCTCGGCTCGGCCCTCGTGATTCTGCTGCTGCGCTACAACGGCCACGAGATTCAGCCCGCCTACATTGCTCTGCTCACGGCCGGCCTGTTTGGCGTGCTGGCCAACATCAGCACCATTGCCCAGCTGATTCTGCGCCGCGTGCAACTCTCGGGCGGCGGCGTGGCCCACCTGGGCATTGCGCTGATGCTGCTGGGCGTGCTGGGCTCGGCCGGCTACTCCAATATCGTGTCCAAGAACGTGTCGGGCCTGGTGTACTCCAAGGAGTTCCCCGAAGACCTGAACCGCGACAACGTGCTGCTGTGGCGCAACGACTCGGCCCCGATGGGCCCGTATGACGTGAGCTACACCGGCCAGTACCTCGACGTGCCCGGCGTGCCCGGCTACGTCAACAAAGACCTGCTGTTCCGCACCGCCGACGAGTACAAAGCCCTGGCCCGCGCCGACATCAAGCGCGAAAACAAGGTGTACTACAAGGCCGGCGACACGGTGGAAATCCTGCCCGAAAACACATACTACCGCGTCGAGTACAAAAACCGGGAGTCCGGAGAGGCCTTCACGCTCTACCCGCGCGCCCAGGTGAACGAGGAAATGGGCGGCCTGCTGGCCTCGCCCGACATCAAGAAGTTCCTCGGCCACGACACTCTACTCGCACATCAGCTCCGTGCCCGACCCCAGCAAGGAAAAGGACTGGAGCGAAGTGAAGGAAAGCCAGCTGGCCCTCGGCGACACCATTTTCCTCAACGACTACTTCGCCGTGTTCCGTGGCGTGGAGCCCGCCCAGCAAACCGCCGGCCTGGGCCTCGCCAAAGGCGACCTGGCCATCCAGGCCGACATGATGGTGTACGGCGAGAAAAAGCAGTACCACGTGCACCCCGTGTTCGTAGTGCGTAA
- a CDS encoding cytochrome c maturation protein CcmE has protein sequence MKKAHILVIAVIAVAIGIIMSAAGDASVYVSFKEARERASEGNLTKVHVVGRLPRDGQKNILGLEYNPVLDPNYFAFTLVDTNRIAQRVIYFNPKPQDFDKSEQVVITGAMRKDIFVADKILLKCPSKYVEKDIKGATAAVN, from the coding sequence ATGAAAAAAGCACACATCCTTGTCATTGCCGTCATTGCCGTGGCTATTGGCATCATTATGAGCGCCGCCGGCGACGCCAGCGTGTACGTTTCCTTCAAGGAAGCCCGCGAGCGGGCCTCGGAAGGCAACCTGACCAAAGTCCACGTGGTGGGCCGCCTCCCGCGCGACGGCCAGAAAAACATCCTGGGCCTGGAGTACAACCCCGTCCTCGACCCCAACTATTTCGCCTTCACGCTGGTTGATACCAACCGGATTGCCCAGCGCGTCATCTACTTCAACCCCAAGCCTCAGGACTTCGACAAGTCGGAGCAGGTGGTGATTACGGGCGCCATGCGCAAGGACATCTTTGTAGCCGACAAGATTCTGCTGAAGTGCCCTTCCAAGTACGTGGAGAAGGACATCAAGGGCGCCACGGCGGCCGTGAACTAG
- a CDS encoding CcmD family protein, with product MKNSLRSLRTGFLLLLALLLPVLHAAAQTADSPEMADTFRADGKIYVVVAVITVVLAGLLALLVSLDRKVSRLERDLKD from the coding sequence ATGAAAAACAGCTTGCGTAGCCTCCGTACGGGCTTTCTGCTGCTGCTGGCGCTCCTGCTGCCGGTGCTGCACGCCGCCGCCCAAACCGCCGACTCGCCCGAAATGGCCGATACGTTCCGCGCCGACGGTAAAATCTACGTGGTGGTGGCCGTCATAACGGTGGTACTGGCGGGGCTGCTGGCCCTGCTTGTGTCCCTGGACCGCAAGGTGAGCCGCTTGGAGCGCGATCTGAAAGACTAG